A stretch of Chelmon rostratus isolate fCheRos1 chromosome 18, fCheRos1.pri, whole genome shotgun sequence DNA encodes these proteins:
- the vgll2a gene encoding transcription cofactor vestigial-like protein 2a: MSCLDVMYQVFGPQPYFSSYSPYHHQKLALYSKMQDPQDGGSRLGPPGHPAIKEEDKELPPGAEYLSSRCVLFTYFQGDISAVVDEHFSRALSHTTAYPTSSSHKALRDGSFPMSQRSFPPSFWNSSYQPSVSSTLGSALSAPHSELPFPGDPYSSASLHSHLHQSSPDAWHPSHHHHHHHHHPYSLGGAIGTQGSAYSRPGVHEMYGTAFDPRYGSLLVPSVRPHHRLTSGSSVPGPSSSPCDLGGKGESGSGSAWSGAFTGAGAEIGLNMDTARCYGGLCGSSTALLS, translated from the exons ATGAGCTGCCTGGATGTGATGTaccaagtgtttggtcctcagCCTTACTTCAGCTCCTACAGCCCCTATCACCACCAG AAACTGGCCTTGTATTCCAAAATGCAAGACCCCCAGGACGGCGGCAGCCGGCTCGGCCCCCCGGGCCACCCGGCCATCaaagaggaggacaaggagCTGCCGCCGGGAGCCGAGTACCTGAGCTCCCGCTGCGTCCTCTTCACGTACTTCCAGGGAGACATCAGCGCCGTGGTGGACGAGCACTTCAGCCGAGCCCTGAGCCACACAACGGCGTACCCCACCTCAAGCAGCCACAAGGCCctaagag ATGGATCATTCCCTATGAGCCAGAGAagcttccctccatccttctgGAACAGCTCCTACCAGCCGTCGGTGTCCTCCACGCTGGGCAGCGCTCTGTCAGCTCCACACTCAGAGCTCCCCTTCCCTGGGGACCCCTACTCCTCCGCCTCGCTGCACAGCCACCTCCACCAGTCCAGCCCTGACGCCTGGCACCCatcccatcaccaccaccatcaccaccaccacccctacTCACTAGGGGGCGCTATAGGCACACAAGGCTCAGCGTACTCACGTCCAGGGGTTCACGAGATGTACGGCACGGCGTTCGACCCGCGCTACGGTTCTCTGCTGGTGCCGTCGGTGAGGCCTCATCACCGCCTGACGTCGGGCAGCTCGGTACCGGGGCCCAGCTCCTCACCCTGTGACCTGGGAGGGAAGGGGGAGTCGGGGTCGGGTTCGGCCTGGAGCGGCGCCTTCACCGGAGCCGGAGCAGAGATCGGACTCAACATGGACACAG CTCGGTGCTACGGCGGACTGTGCGGCAGCAGCACAGCCCTGCTGAGCTGA